GCGTACGTGCGCGACAAGCGGATCCCGCTGGAGCTGTGCCCGACCTCCAACCTCCAGACCGGCGCCGCCACCTCCTACGCCGAGCACCCCATCGGGCTGCTGCGCCGGCTCTACTTCCGCGCCACGGTCAACACCGACAACCGGCTCATGAGCGGCACGAGCATGAGCCGCGAGTTCGAGGAGCTGGTGCGCACCTTCCACTACACGCTGGACGACATGCAGTGGTTCACCGTCAATGCGATGAAGTCGGCGTTCATTCCTTTCGACGAAAGGCTGGCGATGATCAACGACGTCATCAAGCCCGGATACGCCGGCCTGAAGTCGGAGTGGCTCTTTCGCTGACCGGTTCTGACCTGCGAGTCCGTGCACTCTCGGGCGTGCGGGGCGATGGTCCTACGATCCGCGGATGGGGCCGTACGGACCAATTTCGGCACCGGCGAGGCGGTCTTTGCGGCCGCGATATCCGGCTGGCTACGTTTCTCGTTGCCGCTGGATATCCGCAAGGACGAGGATCTGAATTCCATGAAGACCCGCAAGATCGTCGGTACCGCGCTGCTCGGCGCCGCCTTCGCCGCCGCCGCGGCGGGCACCGCCTCCGCCGCCCCCGTCCCCGGCCTGCCCGCCCCGGTCGGCCAGGTGACCTCCCCGCTGGAGTCGGTCACCGGCTCCCAGGCCGGGAGCGAGAACGGCACCCCGAACGGCGCCGCCGACGCCCAGCCGCCGGCCCTCGGTCAGCTCGGCGTCCTGACCAGCGCGCTCCCCCTGGGGTCGCTGCCGCTCTGAGGCTCGTACGCAGCGAAGCCGGGGCCGGCGTCCCCGTGGATGCCGGCCCCGGCTCCGTGTGGTCGGAGTCCGTTCTCACCAGGCCGGGTGCTGCACCTTCTCCTCGCTGGGCATCAGTACCCAGAGCGCCAGGTAGAGCAGGAACTGCGGGCCGGGCAGCAGGCACGACACCAGGAAGACGACCCGCACCGTCGTGGGGGTGGTGTCGAAGCGCCGGGCCAGTCCCGCGCACACTCCGGCGATCATCCGGCCGTCGCGCGGTCTCATCGGCATGGCCATGGCTGCGTCACTCCTCGGGTCGGCGTTCGCGGCCCGCCGTGTGTGGGCCGATGATTCCACCGTAGGCACACAAGCCGGACGAAACGTCCCCCTACGGGGCGATCTCGACCCTGGTGATTCTCGGGGTCGTGCCCTGAGCCTTCCCGTCCGCCGTGCGCTCGGCCGCTTCCGCCCCCGCCGCCTCCTCCGCGTGCGCCGCCCCGGCCGCGCGGCCCGCGGGGTGACGGCGCAGCCGCGCCCGCGCGGCCGGGACCACCGCCAGATGCGCCAGCGCGACCCCCAGGATGTAGAGAAGCATCGTGTCGACGTTCGCGACCTGCCCGGGCACCGTGGTCTTCAGCAACTCGACGACCAGCGCCAGCATCAAGCCCGCGAAGACGGTGCGCACGAAAGACCCCACCGGCGACGCGTCGACCCGGCCGCCGATCAGCGGGAGCAGCACCCCCGCGGGGGCCAGCACGAACAGCGACTCGACGGTGTACCGGAGCGCCGCCCGCGGGTCGTTACCGAACTCCGCCCGGATCGTCGTGAGCGGTCGCAGATTCGCCGCGTCAACCCACGGCACGGCGTTGGGGCGGAGCGTCAACCACCAGACTGCGGTCAGATGCAGGACTAGGAGGACAACGCCGGCCACCCGGAATCTCAGGGCGGCCGTTCCGCCCGTCGCATGGCGCTGCACGCAGGCAAGGACGCCGCTACCGACCCGTACGGTTCCCGCGCTCCGCCGGCCGGATGATGCTCTTCGGCGCGGAGCCTCCTCAGCCGACCAGCCGGCGGCGCCAGTCGAGCCCCGTGACGGTTATCGACCGCCCCGGATCGCCGTCCCACTCCGTCCGCAGACCGGCGTCCCCGAGGGCGGCGACCACCTCGTGCCCGATGGCCGCGGTCGTCCCGGACGAGCCGTCGAAGCCGCCGCAGTAGAGCGTCAGCCCGCCGTCCGCCGCGGACTCCGACGACTGGTGGCTGGAGTAGACGAAGCCGCGCGCGTCCGGCTCGCCTGCCCCGCCTATCTCGGCGTTGCCGCAACTGCGGCAGCAGGCGAAGTGCTCACGGGCGGTGATGCCCGCCTCCCGCAGGGTCGCGAAGGCGCGGGTGAGCCGCTCGGGGTCCGTCTCGCCCCGCCGGCCGGACTGCTCGGCGACCCGCTCCAGCCACAGCCGGTCGGCCAGCGCCCCGGCCTGCGGGCCGGAGACCGGCCTGCGGTCCCCGGTGACGAGGAACTCCTCGGCGCACTCGGCCAGTTCCGCACGGGTCGCGTACCCCGCGGCCAGCACCTCCCGGACCCGCCGCTCCAGCTCCTGACGCTCCTCCTCGCCGAGGTCGAGCGGCGGCACCGCGGGCGCGGGCGTGGTGTCCGCGCGGGACCAGGACAGCCCCTCCGCCCAGCCGGCTTCCTCGCGGGCCCAGCCGGTCAGCGCCGCGATCACGGCACCGGGCCCTTCGGCCGTCGCGGCGAAGTGCCGGTCGGCGCCGCCGTCGCCGTGCTCCACCTCGTAGCCCCCGCCGGCGTCGTGCCAGACCTGGGCGAAGACGCCGGGCAGGTCGGGGATCCGCTGGAGCATCAGGAAGTGGTCGCCGGCGCCGCCGATCCGGCCGACCAGCCCCGCCAGCTCCGCCGCGGACACGCGCACATGCCGCTCCCCGCGCTCCGTCTTCACCACGATCCCGAGCATGCCGACACTGTGGCACACGCCGCTGACACCGGCCCCGCGCCGCCGCCCGCACCGGCCCCGCGCCGCCGCCCGCACGGGGCCGGGGGCGGCGCCCGCGCACCGCAAAACGCTCAGGCCGCGGGCTCGCCCACGGTGTTCTCCGGCGCCCGCAGCGCGTCGTCGGTGCAGCGGAACGTGTACGGCGGGTCCCCCGCGTCCGGGCCCGCCAGCACCGCCGAACGCTCCTCGCCCGCCGCGTACGTGCACACGAGCTGCGCCAGCATCGGCGACCCCAGCCCCTGCGGATCCCGGCTCAGCCGCACCGTGCCCGCCGGATCACCGGACTGCCCGTCCACCACCCGCAGCCCGGAGACCGCGGTCGAGTAGCCGGCATCCTCCTCGTCCTCGTCCGGCTCCCGCTCCAGCTCCGCGAGCAGCCGCGCCGCCAGCTCCGTACCCGCCAGGCCGTCGGGGATGCTCCTGGGCACCGGCGCCAGCCGCGTACCGCACACGAGATACACCGCCCGCACCGTCTCGCCGTCCGCCGACCTCGCCGCCGGCGAAGGACCGCCCGGCGCGCACTCCGCCCGCGACGGCGCGCTGCCGGCGTCCACCGGCACGGACGTGGGCCGGATCCCGCACCCGGTGGCCAGCACCGCGACGGCGACCGCGGCGACCGCCGCCAGGGCCGCGGGGACCCGCCGGTTCGAGGCTGCCGCCCTCACTCGTCCTCCTGCTCCAGGGCCTCCGCCGCCGCAGACGAGTCCCGCGGCAGCCGCAGCGTGAACACCGCGCCGCCCGCCGGGTCGTTGGCCGCGGTGATCGTACCGCCGTGGATCCGGGCGCTCTCCACCGCGATGGACAGCCCGAGGCCGCTGCCGTCGGAGCGCGGGCGCGCGGTGTCCGCCTTGTAGAACCGGTCGAAGACGTGCGGCAGCACCTCGGCGGGGATGCCGGGCCCGTTGTCCTTGACCTCGATGACCAGATCGCCGGCGCCGGGCGCGTCCGCCGTGGTGCGCACCGACACCCGCACGGGGGAGCCGCCGTGCTTGAGCGCGTTGCCGATGAGGTTGGCGAGGATCACGTCCAGGCGCCGCGGGTCGAGGCGCGCGACGATGCCGCGGTCGGCGTCCAGCTCCACCGCGTCCAGCCAGGCGCGGGCGTCGATGCAGGCGGTGACCTGGTCGGCGACGTCCACGTCGTCGAGTACGAGCCGGGCCGTGCCGGCGTCGAAGCGCGTCACCTCCATCAGGTTCTCCACCAGGTCGTTGAGGCGCCGGGTCTCCTGCACCACGAGCTGCACCGCGGGCGCGATCATCGGGTCCAGGTTCTCCTGCTCCTCCTCCAGCACCTCGGAGACCGCGGTCATCGCGGTCAGCGGCGTGCGCAGCTCGTGCGACATGTCCGCCACGAACCGCCGGCTGGACTTCTCCCGCTCGCTCAGCTCCTCCACCCGCTGCTGGAGCCGCTCCGCGGTCTGGTTGAACGTCCGCGAGAGGTCGGCCAGTTCGTCGGTGCCGGTCACCCGCAGCCGGGTGTCGAGCTTGCCCTCGCCCAGCCGCCGGGCCGCGTCGCCGAGCCGCTGCACCGGCCGCAGCACGGTGGACGCGGCGCCCTGCGCGAGCAGTGCGGAACCGATGAGGGACAGTCCGGTGGCGATGCCCAGCGACCAGGCCAGCGAGTTGAGGTCCCGGCGCTCGGAGTCCAGGGACTTGAACATGTAGCCGGTCCAGTCGGTGCCGATCACCCGGGCGCCGCCGACGAGATACGGCGTGCCGTCCATCGTCACCCGCTGCCAGTACAGGTGGTACGGCCACTTGCCGTCGTCGCGCCGCTGGTCGACCGCCGTCTTCAGCGTCTCCGGCACGTCGTGCAGGGTGAACGACGGGTCGGAGCGCTCCACGCAGCCGGGCTCGCCGCCGCTGCCCCCGCCGCCGGAGATGAGTATGACGTCGAAGTTCTGGGTGGTGCTCGACAGCCGCCGCGCGGCCTTGGCGAGGTCCGTACAGCCGGACCGCAGGTCCAGCTCGCCGCTCTCGTCCTGCAGCGACTCCCGGAAGTCCTTGAGCGAGGCGTCCTGGGTGCGGGTGAGCACCGAGTCCCGGTTGAGCCAGTACGCGATGCCGGCGACCGACACCGCCGAGACCAGGGCCACCAGCGCGAACACGATGACCAGACGCAGTCGCAGGCTGATCCAGCGCAGCAGCCCCGCCGCCCAGCCGCGTACGAGCCCCTGCCGCCCCTGCGCGTCGGCGGGGCCCGGACTCACGAGGGCGGATCCAGCCGGTAGCCCACGCCGCGTACGGTTTTGATCAGTGTCGGCGCGGACGGCACGTCCTCGACCTTCGCGCGCAGCCGCTGTACGCAGGCATCGACCAGCCGGGAGTCGCCGAGGTAGTCGTGCTCCCAGACCAACTGCAGCAACTGCTGGCGCGACAGCGCCTGCCCGGGCCTGCGGCTCAGCTCCAGGAGCAACCGCAGCTCCGTCGGCGTCAGTTGCAGATGCTCGCCGTCCTTGGTGACGGTCATCGCGGAGCGGTCGATGACGACGTTGCCGAAGGTGGCCGAGTCGGTGGTCTCCCGCTCGCCGCGGCGCAGCACCGCGCGGATCCGGGCATCCAGCACCCGGCCCTGCACGGGCTTGACGACGTAGTCGTCGGCGCCCGACTCCAGCCCGACCACCACGTCGATGTCGTCGCTGCGCGCGGTCAGCAGGATGATCGGCAACTGGTCGGTGCGGCGGATGCGCCGGCACACCTCGAAGCCGTCGATGCCCGGCAGCATCACATCCAGCACGATCAGGTCGGGCCGCTGCTCGCGCAGCAGCTTGAGCCCGTCCTCACCGGTCGCCGCGGTGGTCACGCGGTGGCCCTGGCGGGAGAGGGACATCTCCAGCGCGGTGCGGATGGCGTCGTCGTCCTCGATCAGCAACAGAGAAGGCACGCGGGTCATTCTGGCAGGGCGCGCCGGAAGGGGCGAGTTCGCCGTCATCACGGCCTCCGGAAGGGCCCGTGTAAGGGGCACCGGCCCCTGTTGCACGCCTGTGACAGTCGGCGGACAGCGCGATGAAGTCGGGACGACAGGATTCTGGACGTCGGGCAAGCCCGGCAGGACAGGACCGACCGAAGCAGACTCCACCGGCGGGGGGCGTGAGATGAACGCACTGCACGACAGCACCACCAGCGCAGCGGTTCACACACGCCTGCACGCCAAGGGGGGGAGTGCTGAGGGGATGGCTCCCGCCCGCGCCTCGCGCGGTGCGGGGGAGTCCGGTGCCGCAACCGCGCGGGGGTGCGGTCGCGGCGCCGGGCGTCGTCCTCCTTACATGGTCGCGATCGCGGGCAACACGGGCCCCGGGGGGACCGGCGTCATGCCGGCGGGGACCGGACCGGCCGCGGACCCGGGGGGGAACGCCGGGGGGGACACCAGGGGGGACGACGGGGGGAAGAAGGCGTACGGAGAGGTGCCGGGGGAAACGGCCGGCACGCAGGCCGGGGCCGCCGCGGAGGCTGACAGCACCGCGGCGTTCACCGCCTACGTGGCCGAGCGGCGCGCCTCTCTGTACGCCACCGCCTACCACCTGACCGGTGACCGGTTCGAGGCGGAGGACCTGCTGCAGAGCGCGCTGTTCTCCACCTACCGGGCCTGGGACCGGATCAGCGACAAGGCCGCGGTGGGGGGCTACCTCCGCCGCACCATGACGAACCTGCACA
The Streptomyces sp. CNQ-509 DNA segment above includes these coding regions:
- a CDS encoding PspC domain-containing protein; protein product: MAMPMRPRDGRMIAGVCAGLARRFDTTPTTVRVVFLVSCLLPGPQFLLYLALWVLMPSEEKVQHPAW
- a CDS encoding VanZ family protein translates to MQRHATGGTAALRFRVAGVVLLVLHLTAVWWLTLRPNAVPWVDAANLRPLTTIRAEFGNDPRAALRYTVESLFVLAPAGVLLPLIGGRVDASPVGSFVRTVFAGLMLALVVELLKTTVPGQVANVDTMLLYILGVALAHLAVVPAARARLRRHPAGRAAGAAHAEEAAGAEAAERTADGKAQGTTPRITRVEIAP
- a CDS encoding HAMP domain-containing sensor histidine kinase, which codes for MSPGPADAQGRQGLVRGWAAGLLRWISLRLRLVIVFALVALVSAVSVAGIAYWLNRDSVLTRTQDASLKDFRESLQDESGELDLRSGCTDLAKAARRLSSTTQNFDVILISGGGGSGGEPGCVERSDPSFTLHDVPETLKTAVDQRRDDGKWPYHLYWQRVTMDGTPYLVGGARVIGTDWTGYMFKSLDSERRDLNSLAWSLGIATGLSLIGSALLAQGAASTVLRPVQRLGDAARRLGEGKLDTRLRVTGTDELADLSRTFNQTAERLQQRVEELSEREKSSRRFVADMSHELRTPLTAMTAVSEVLEEEQENLDPMIAPAVQLVVQETRRLNDLVENLMEVTRFDAGTARLVLDDVDVADQVTACIDARAWLDAVELDADRGIVARLDPRRLDVILANLIGNALKHGGSPVRVSVRTTADAPGAGDLVIEVKDNGPGIPAEVLPHVFDRFYKADTARPRSDGSGLGLSIAVESARIHGGTITAANDPAGGAVFTLRLPRDSSAAAEALEQEDE
- a CDS encoding response regulator transcription factor — translated: MPSLLLIEDDDAIRTALEMSLSRQGHRVTTAATGEDGLKLLREQRPDLIVLDVMLPGIDGFEVCRRIRRTDQLPIILLTARSDDIDVVVGLESGADDYVVKPVQGRVLDARIRAVLRRGERETTDSATFGNVVIDRSAMTVTKDGEHLQLTPTELRLLLELSRRPGQALSRQQLLQLVWEHDYLGDSRLVDACVQRLRAKVEDVPSAPTLIKTVRGVGYRLDPPS
- a CDS encoding SigE family RNA polymerase sigma factor yields the protein MNALHDSTTSAAVHTRLHAKGGSAEGMAPARASRGAGESGAATARGCGRGAGRRPPYMVAIAGNTGPGGTGVMPAGTGPAADPGGNAGGDTRGDDGGKKAYGEVPGETAGTQAGAAAEADSTAAFTAYVAERRASLYATAYHLTGDRFEAEDLLQSALFSTYRAWDRISDKAAVGGYLRRTMTNLHISAWRRRKLAEYPTEELPEAPGESDAMRGTELRTVLWQALARLPEMQRTMLVLRYYEGRTDPEIADVLGISVGTVKSSIWRSLRRLRDDEALSFGRDREESFEELVA